A genomic region of Pseudobacteriovorax antillogorgiicola contains the following coding sequences:
- a CDS encoding ABC transporter ATP-binding protein, whose protein sequence is MEVVFKNVFKRYGDFTAVDNLDLKVESGALHFLLGPSGCGKTTTLRMLAGLETVTEGQLFFDGKDVTKQPAADRGIGMVFQNYALWPHMTVYKNIEYGLKLRKLTADEVKQRIEDVLEITQLKNFVHRLPGQLSGGQQQRVALARALAIRPNVLLLDEPLSNLDAKLRSEMRDNILRIHKQTGITTVYVTHDQKEALSMGTSISVMHAGHLIQTASPRNLYNHPKTPFIAGFIGETNLIPGRVKSVQGNQSEIETGLGILKSNRMSEPMSVGAEVSVSIRPEAIAIDWGKSGQGENPLGLAVEHLTYLGESEQFLLRGDGDIGLKVNFYHAPEHSFHEGDQVTCFMPADDVLVLPPQVEMGPGT, encoded by the coding sequence ATGGAAGTTGTATTTAAGAATGTTTTTAAGCGTTACGGCGACTTTACGGCAGTCGATAACCTTGACCTGAAAGTCGAAAGCGGAGCCTTGCACTTTCTACTCGGCCCCTCAGGCTGTGGTAAGACCACAACCTTGAGAATGCTAGCTGGATTGGAAACTGTGACTGAGGGGCAGTTGTTCTTCGATGGCAAGGATGTGACCAAACAACCTGCGGCAGATCGCGGGATAGGTATGGTTTTTCAGAACTATGCTCTATGGCCACATATGACTGTCTATAAGAACATTGAGTACGGCTTGAAGCTGCGCAAGCTGACTGCCGACGAAGTGAAGCAGAGAATCGAAGACGTTTTGGAAATCACCCAACTCAAAAACTTCGTACATCGCCTTCCAGGTCAGCTTTCAGGTGGCCAACAGCAGCGTGTTGCTTTGGCCCGCGCCCTTGCAATTCGTCCTAACGTTTTGCTTCTTGATGAGCCGCTGTCAAACTTAGACGCAAAGCTGCGTAGCGAGATGCGAGACAACATCCTACGCATTCACAAGCAGACTGGCATCACGACTGTCTATGTAACTCATGACCAGAAAGAAGCACTGTCTATGGGGACGAGTATTTCTGTCATGCATGCCGGACACTTGATCCAAACCGCGAGCCCTAGAAATTTATATAATCATCCGAAGACGCCGTTTATCGCAGGCTTTATTGGTGAGACGAATCTCATCCCAGGCCGGGTGAAGTCTGTCCAAGGTAATCAGTCCGAAATTGAAACAGGGCTGGGAATCTTAAAATCCAATCGTATGTCTGAGCCTATGAGTGTCGGAGCTGAAGTCAGTGTTTCCATTCGTCCCGAAGCCATTGCCATCGACTGGGGTAAATCGGGACAAGGCGAAAACCCGTTGGGCCTTGCAGTTGAGCATCTTACCTATCTTGGCGAGTCGGAGCAGTTCCTCCTTCGGGGTGATGGTGATATTGGCTTGAAGGTTAACTTCTACCATGCTCCTGAGCACAGCTTCCACGAAGGCGATCAGGTCACATGCTTTATGCCTGCTGATGATGTTCTTGTTCTTCCACCACAAGTAGAAATGGGGCCTGGAACCTAA
- the lpxB gene encoding lipid-A-disaccharide synthase, whose product MASFFLSVGEPSGDVLGAELVAALNDIMPHAHGFGIAGPKLRNLEYEEIAGIEELSVMGFVEVIKHITYLKRLEDRLLMEIDRRQPDFAVLVDYPGFNMRFAEFLKVRKIPVIQFVAPQLWAWKEGRTKKLRDVTDLVMGIMPFEETFFNDRDVNFKYVGTPQVDRAAAAKHRPADFKLSKPTIGFFPGSRRSELSKMLPMALAIRDEVRSQWPDKFQFAISMAPSLDVSLFNQALSADESSDLLSELSLGQSALLGDTSFVRGESLDLMASVNSALVTSGTATLECALTNCPLCVVYRMSPLSYQLAKRLVKLPHISLVNLVAGREIIREFVQEFTYEEVAQELAALASDGDRRETVLGDLTHLHTLVQGDLSRCAALAVQSFMNSRQSNI is encoded by the coding sequence ATGGCCTCGTTTTTCTTATCCGTTGGTGAGCCTTCAGGAGACGTCTTGGGGGCTGAGCTTGTAGCTGCACTGAACGACATCATGCCCCATGCTCACGGGTTTGGGATCGCAGGACCCAAGCTGCGCAATCTTGAGTATGAAGAAATCGCTGGGATAGAAGAGCTTTCGGTGATGGGCTTTGTCGAGGTCATCAAGCACATTACCTATCTCAAGCGACTGGAAGATCGTTTGCTGATGGAAATAGATCGCCGACAGCCTGACTTTGCCGTCTTGGTGGACTACCCTGGATTCAACATGAGATTCGCTGAGTTTCTGAAGGTCCGCAAGATTCCTGTAATTCAGTTTGTAGCACCGCAATTATGGGCATGGAAAGAGGGCCGCACCAAGAAACTGAGAGATGTGACGGACCTTGTCATGGGTATCATGCCTTTTGAGGAGACTTTCTTTAACGATCGCGATGTGAACTTTAAATATGTTGGAACACCACAGGTGGATCGTGCCGCGGCTGCGAAGCATCGGCCCGCGGACTTCAAGCTTTCTAAGCCGACGATTGGTTTTTTTCCTGGGAGTCGGCGCAGCGAGTTATCGAAGATGCTGCCGATGGCCCTTGCAATACGGGATGAAGTCCGTAGCCAATGGCCTGATAAGTTTCAGTTTGCGATTTCAATGGCTCCCTCACTGGATGTATCGCTGTTCAATCAAGCCTTATCTGCTGATGAGAGCTCAGATTTACTCAGTGAACTTAGTTTAGGGCAATCGGCATTGTTGGGGGACACATCCTTTGTAAGAGGGGAGTCTTTGGATCTGATGGCTTCTGTGAATTCTGCTTTAGTGACCTCTGGTACGGCGACTTTAGAGTGTGCTCTCACAAATTGCCCACTTTGTGTGGTCTACCGTATGAGTCCTTTGAGCTATCAGCTGGCCAAGCGGTTGGTAAAGCTGCCCCATATTAGTCTTGTGAACTTGGTTGCAGGAAGAGAAATCATCAGGGAGTTCGTTCAAGAGTTTACTTATGAAGAGGTTGCCCAGGAGTTAGCAGCACTAGCATCAGATGGTGATCGGCGAGAAACGGTTCTCGGCGACTTGACTCATCTGCACACACTAGTGCAAGGGGACTTGTCTAGGTGTGCCGCTTTGGCGGTTCAATCTTTTATGAATTCTCGGCAGTCAAATATATAA
- a CDS encoding Gfo/Idh/MocA family protein, which produces MRQLKAALVGMGNMGRNHLRVLNESDAFSLKAIVEPNPPSPLPRLREPLAWLDSIEDLKSLDLDCVIVATPTETHYEIVKKLIPMGWHILVEKPAASTYEQAQELTKLAAERGVFLAVGNIERCNPVVSKLKKVLEEGVIGTPVHLNATRGGAFPNSVKPGNNVILDLAVHDLDVFRLLLGPLAVQGSVAHATALPGILDTAEVTVANGEGITGAVHVNWLSPQKIREIRVTGTKGVCIVDYIGQTCRVFGRDLAEDNLRSAGEFEIHDHPFCTLAEFHVEPGEPLKVQLEQWQRCLEKQDHNLATGDQLSESVALAEQSIVLAQGGLEPGFFKADAWKPHFSADRQPLPN; this is translated from the coding sequence ATGAGACAATTGAAGGCCGCCTTGGTTGGCATGGGAAACATGGGCAGGAACCACTTGAGGGTTCTTAATGAAAGCGACGCATTCTCACTCAAAGCTATTGTCGAGCCGAATCCTCCGTCGCCTTTGCCAAGACTGCGAGAGCCACTTGCTTGGTTAGATTCCATCGAAGATCTCAAATCGTTGGACCTAGACTGTGTGATCGTTGCAACTCCCACTGAAACTCACTACGAGATCGTAAAAAAGTTGATCCCAATGGGATGGCATATCCTAGTTGAAAAGCCAGCGGCTAGCACCTACGAACAGGCCCAGGAGCTTACCAAGTTGGCGGCAGAACGAGGTGTTTTTCTTGCTGTTGGCAATATCGAACGCTGCAATCCTGTGGTTTCGAAGTTGAAAAAAGTCTTAGAAGAGGGGGTTATAGGGACTCCTGTTCATTTGAATGCCACACGAGGGGGAGCCTTTCCCAATTCTGTGAAGCCAGGCAATAATGTAATTCTCGATTTGGCTGTCCACGACTTGGATGTATTTCGGCTGCTTTTAGGGCCTTTGGCAGTTCAGGGGAGCGTTGCTCACGCGACAGCCTTACCTGGAATCCTGGATACGGCAGAAGTCACCGTGGCCAATGGCGAGGGAATTACAGGTGCTGTCCATGTAAACTGGCTAAGCCCCCAAAAAATAAGAGAAATCCGAGTCACAGGCACCAAAGGTGTTTGTATCGTCGACTACATTGGACAAACTTGCCGTGTCTTCGGTCGCGACTTAGCTGAAGACAATCTTCGCTCCGCAGGGGAGTTTGAGATCCATGATCATCCATTTTGCACGCTGGCAGAGTTTCACGTTGAGCCTGGGGAACCTTTGAAGGTCCAGCTTGAACAGTGGCAGCGCTGCTTAGAAAAGCAAGATCACAACCTTGCAACTGGGGATCAGTTATCAGAATCGGTGGCATTAGCAGAGCAGTCGATCGTCCTCGCTCAGGGTGGCCTTGAGCCAGGGTTCTTCAAGGCCGATGCTTGGAAGCCTCACTTTTCTGCCGATCGTCAGCCCTTGCCAAACTAA
- a CDS encoding ABC transporter substrate-binding protein — translation MKRWALGLAISLASTSLFAADKLIIISPHRKSIQQEFIPAFKDHYKKTFKTDVEVDWLDQGGTSDDVRFLKAKYAKNPKTSGVDVFWGGGSATFVELSQAGFLERYDLPQDLASKVPQTVAGIPLFDKTKTWYGSALSSFGIFYNKKILQFDRLPEPQSWDDLADPKFMGNISVADPRRSGSANTMNNIILQSKGWESGWQLLTSIAGNTRSFTHSSSDPIKAVVSGDVALAMAIDFYAQAKIGDLGPENLGFVMPKGQTVLDPDPVAILKGAPNREVAKRFVEYVLSSEAQKLLIMPKGSKGGPRIASLGRMSVNTAAYTKTEGQRINEFNPFKQQAFLTLDLEQATRMQRVFNDLVGAILVDTHHDLKKGWKKLHRSGATPEKIAAFAKPPLTEKEFLALADKWGDDVFRNKTINAWVSYAKQKYSNVK, via the coding sequence ATGAAACGATGGGCACTGGGACTAGCAATCTCGCTTGCTAGCACATCTCTCTTTGCGGCTGACAAGCTAATCATCATTTCTCCGCACCGAAAGTCGATCCAACAGGAGTTCATTCCAGCTTTCAAGGATCACTACAAGAAAACCTTCAAAACCGATGTTGAGGTCGACTGGCTAGACCAGGGTGGGACGTCTGACGACGTGCGCTTTCTCAAGGCCAAATATGCTAAGAATCCTAAAACCTCTGGTGTAGATGTTTTTTGGGGTGGCGGTTCGGCCACTTTTGTTGAGTTAAGCCAAGCAGGTTTCTTGGAGCGGTATGACCTTCCCCAAGACCTCGCCAGCAAAGTTCCCCAAACCGTAGCGGGCATCCCGTTGTTCGATAAAACCAAGACCTGGTATGGCTCTGCGTTGTCGTCCTTCGGAATCTTCTACAATAAGAAAATACTCCAGTTTGATCGTCTTCCCGAGCCACAAAGCTGGGATGACCTTGCTGACCCGAAATTCATGGGTAATATCAGCGTGGCTGATCCGCGCCGCTCAGGCTCTGCAAATACCATGAATAATATCATCCTCCAAAGTAAGGGTTGGGAGAGCGGTTGGCAGTTACTTACTTCGATTGCTGGCAACACTCGTAGCTTTACACATTCTAGTTCCGATCCAATCAAAGCTGTTGTTTCTGGCGACGTCGCCTTGGCGATGGCGATCGATTTCTACGCGCAAGCGAAGATTGGAGATCTAGGTCCTGAAAATCTTGGTTTCGTGATGCCGAAGGGCCAAACAGTTCTGGACCCTGATCCAGTGGCAATTCTAAAGGGAGCGCCGAACCGAGAAGTGGCGAAGCGTTTTGTTGAGTATGTTCTGAGTTCCGAAGCGCAGAAACTTTTGATCATGCCGAAAGGTAGCAAGGGTGGCCCTCGAATTGCATCTCTTGGTCGCATGTCTGTGAACACTGCTGCCTATACAAAGACAGAAGGCCAGCGGATTAATGAATTCAACCCATTTAAGCAGCAAGCCTTCTTGACCCTTGATTTGGAGCAGGCCACTCGAATGCAGCGGGTTTTTAATGACTTGGTTGGTGCTATCTTGGTTGATACCCATCACGACCTAAAGAAGGGCTGGAAGAAGCTCCACCGTTCGGGTGCGACACCAGAGAAGATTGCTGCCTTCGCCAAGCCCCCTCTTACAGAAAAAGAGTTTCTTGCGCTCGCTGACAAGTGGGGTGATGATGTCTTCCGCAATAAGACCATCAACGCCTGGGTTAGCTACGCCAAGCAAAAATATAGCAACGTGAAGTAA